In candidate division WOR-3 bacterium, the DNA window ACCGTTGTCCAGTAATTCCTTTACTCACCTCCTTTTCGGCAAAGGTGGCAGGGATGAAATTAAGGGAATATTCTACCAATGGCAAAGCGATGGCGAAGGCACAGATTATCGCCTGGGAAGAATTTGGTTGTGATGCCACTAACATTTTCTCCGAAGTGGGGATAATTGCGGAAGCGCTCGGTTCGGAATTCTTCTATCCGGAAGATGATCTGCCCGTCCTTAAAACCCCCGCCCTTAATAGAAAAAATATTAAAGAACTTAAAATACCAGACCCTCATGCCACCGGGAGGTTGCCTGTCTACTTAGAGGCGATTGAACTTACTTATCAAACACTCGGTGATCGGGTGCCAATTCTGGCTTATCTGCCCGCTCCTTTTACTACGGCTATGTTCCTTATTAATCCGGAAGAATTTCTCATCAATACCATTCAGAATCCTTCTCTGGTGAAAGATCTCCTGGAAGTCTCTTTGCAAGCGGCGATAGAATTTTCCTCTGCCATAATTGATGCTGGTGGCTTGCCAATCATTGTTGACCCTCTGGCTTCCACCAGTGTAATCAGTCCCAAGGCTTTTAAGGAATTTGCCCTTCCTTATGAAAGGGGACTGATAAATTTTCTCCATCGCTATGACCTTGATTGTATTCTTCACATCTGCGGTGATACCGAACCAATTCTCGATCTCCTCCCGGAGACGAACGCGGACCTCATCAGTTTGGATAAAGTGCCGATGAGTCTCATTTGCGAGAAACTGGGAAGGAAGATGCGAATTATTGGAAATTTCCCACCAACCAATCTTATCTTCTCTTCGCCCGAGGCAATTAAGGAAGGGGTGAAAGAGATGGTGAAAATTGGCCGGAAAGCGGAAAAGGGTTATATCGCCGCCACCGGTTGTGAGGTTCCGATTAAAACCCCAAAAGAGAACCTTATGGCATTCGTAGAAGGGGCTAAGGAGGCAGGATGGTATTAGGAATTGATATT includes these proteins:
- a CDS encoding uroporphyrinogen decarboxylase family protein, coding for RCPVIPLLTSFSAKVAGMKLREYSTNGKAMAKAQIIAWEEFGCDATNIFSEVGIIAEALGSEFFYPEDDLPVLKTPALNRKNIKELKIPDPHATGRLPVYLEAIELTYQTLGDRVPILAYLPAPFTTAMFLINPEEFLINTIQNPSLVKDLLEVSLQAAIEFSSAIIDAGGLPIIVDPLASTSVISPKAFKEFALPYERGLINFLHRYDLDCILHICGDTEPILDLLPETNADLISLDKVPMSLICEKLGRKMRIIGNFPPTNLIFSSPEAIKEGVKEMVKIGRKAEKGYIAATGCEVPIKTPKENLMAFVEGAKEAGWY